A region of the Hypnocyclicus thermotrophus genome:
ATTATAATTTATTAAAAGAAAATATTAACTATTCAAAAATTTATTATGCTGTAAAAGCTAATTCGCATGAACGTATAATCAAAACTTTGATATCATTAAATTCTTGTTTTGATGTTGCCTCAATTGGTGAACTAGATTTAGTATTAAATTTAGGTAGTTCACCCGAAAATATTAGTTTTGGAAATACAATAAAAAAAGAAAAACATATTAAATATGCATATGATAAAGGAGTTCGTTTGTTTGTTGCTGATGAATTTGATGAAGTCAAAAAGATAAGTAGAGTTGCTCCAAATTCTAAATTATTTATAAGAATTGAAATGAGTGATTCTGATTCTGACTGGCCACTTACAAAAAAATTTGGCACAAATATTGAAAAAGCAAAAGATTTATTAAGATACGGAAAAAAACTTAATCTTATTCCATATGGAGTATCTTTTCATGTGGGTTCTCAATGCTATGATAAATATATGTGGAAAAAGGCTTTATTAGAAGTTTTTGATATCTTTGAAACTTTAAAATATGAGGATATTCATTTAAAATTTATAAATACTGGTGGAGGAATGCCTGTTCAACATCTTAGAGAAATACCAAAAATAAAAGATATTTGCCATATAATAAATGATACTATCTCTGAATATTTTTCAAATTATTCAGATCTTATCGTTGCCGTTGAACCAGGTCGTTCTATGGTTGGAAATAGTGCTATCTTATGCTCTAATGTTATACTCGTTTCTCAAAAAGAAAAAAATGAATGGGTTTATATTGATACTGGTATTTTTCATTCTTTAATGGAGGCGATAGAAGGTTTTCAATATGAAATAGTTTGTCCCTTTAATAAAGGTAAAGAAAAGCTTTATACTCTATCTGGGCCTACTTGTGATAGTGTAGATACTCTTTATGAGGAGATACATTTACCTAATGATATAAAAATTAATGATAAAATATTTTTTATTAATGCTGGTGCTTATACTACTGGATACGCAAGTAAATTTAATGGTATTTTACCACCAAAAATATTTTTTATTGATGAAATATAAAAAGACCTCAAAATTTGAGGTCTTTTTATTTTAAATTAGTTACCTTTTTTAGCTTCTTCAAATTTAGCCCAAACACCAGATTTAACTAAAATACTTTTTACAGTTCTTGTAGGTTGTGCTCCATTTTTTAAGAATTTAATTATTTCTTCTTCATTTAATACAACTCCATTTTCTTCAACTAATGGATTATAAGAACCTAAATAAGCGATAGCTTTACCATCTCTTTTACTTAAAGCTTCCATCGCAGCAATTCTGTAAAAAGGTGCTTTTTTTCTTCCTAATCTAGTTAATCTTAATTTTACCATTCTGTTTATCTCTCCTTTATTCTTATTTATTTATTATATATTTATTTAAAAAGGAAATTTCATACCAGGAATTTTTGGCATGCTTCCTCCACTAAACATTTTCATCATTTTTTTCATTTGTTCGAATTGTTGAAGTAATTTATTTACTTCATGAACATTAGTACCGCTTCCTTTTGCAATTCTTTTTTTTCTACTAGCATTAATAATTTTAGGTTTACTTCTTTCTTCTTTTGTCATTGACTGAATTATAGCTTCTACTTTTTTCATTTCTTTTTCAGCTGGTGCTAAATCACCAATTTGATTTGCTCCAGGAATCATTTTCAATAAATTACTAATCGGCCCTAATTTCTTTATATTTTGCAATTGTTTTAAAAAATCTTCCAAATCAAATTCTTGTTTTTTTATTTTTTCTTCAAGTCTTTTAGCTTCATCTTCATCAATAGCTTCTTGTGCTTTTTCTACTAAAGACACTACATCTCCCATTCCTAAAATTCTTGAAGCTAATCTATCAGGATGAAAAAGTTCTATATCTTCTAATTTCTCTCCAACTCCAATAAATTTAATTGGTTTACCTGATACAGCTTTTATTGATAATGCTGCTCCACCTCTAGCATCTCCATCTAACTTTGTTACAACAACGCCATCTATGTTAAGAGTTTCATTAAATTTTGAAGCTACATTTACAGCATCTTGCCCTGTCATAGCATCTACAACTAATAAAATTTCTTGAGGTCTTGCCATTTTCTTTATTTCTTTTAATTCATCCATTAAATTTTCATCTATATGAAGTCTACCAGCAGTATCTAAAATTATATATGTTGCATGTTCTTCTTTTGATTTTGTTATTCCTTCTTCACATATTTTTACAGCATCTTGGCTTCCTTCAATAGTAAATACTCCAACTCCAATACTTTCTCCTAATACTTGAAGTTGTTTCATAGCAGCAGGTCTATATATATCTGCTCCTACTAAATATGGTTTTTCACCTTTTTTCTTTAAGAATTTTGCCAATTTTGCTGCAAAAGTTGTTTTACCAGCTCCTTGAAGTCCTGCAAGCATTATTATTGTAGGTGGTTTATTTGCTTTTGTTAAGCGTGCATTTGTCCCCCCTAATAGTTCCACTAATTCATCATGAACTATTTTTATAAATTGTTGCGCTGGATTAATTCCTTTTAACACAGTTTCTCCAACTGCTTTTTCTTTTACTTTTCCTACAAATTCTTTTACAACTTTATAATTCACATCTGCTTCTAATAAAGCAAGCCTAACTTCTTTTAATGCATCTTTTATATTACTTTCATTAAGTACTCCATTTCCACGTACTTTTTTAAATATTTCTTGAAATCTATTTCCTAAATTATCAAGCATTAAAACACCTCTTTTATTGAGCTTCTAATAATTCTATAATTTTTTTAATCTCATCTATTTTATACTTTTTATCTATTTTTCTTAATATACTTAAGATTTTTTTATCTCTATGAAAAAATCCTAGTTTTTTTTCATAATCTTCAAGTATTTTTATTCCTCTTTTTATATTATCATATACAGCTTGTCTACTTACAGCATATTCTTTAGCTATTTCTGATAAAGAATAATCTTCTTCAAAATGTTTAAGCATATATTCTTTTTGTCTATTACTTAGTAAATTTTTATAATAACTAAGTAATAGAGAAGTTTCCATAAACTCTTTTAGCTCCATTTTTAGCTCCTACATTATAATATTTTTATTATTTTTTGTCAAGTGTTTTTTCTTTACAACTAGTTTAATTTTTCTATTTCTATATACTTAGTTTTTATCCCTTTTTTAGTAAAAAGTTCTTCAAATTCAGTTCTAATATTTTCTATTCCTTTTTCATCATTATGCAAATCATCTGTATTATAAATAACTTTATAACCTTTAACAGATTTTAATAATTCTAAAGTATCTTTATAATATCCCTCATGATCTGTTTTAAAAAATATTTTTCCACCTTCTATCATTATTTTATCTATTATATCTGTAAATAACGATTCTTGAATAATTCTATTTTTTTCTCGTCCATCCCATGGGTCTGGAAAATTAATATACATTCCACTAATTTCTTTTTCGCCAATAAATTCTGGTATTTCTTGCCCCCATCTACGTATAAATAAAATATTATTTAAATTTCTTTTTTTAGCTTTTATCGCTGATAGTACAAGTCTTTTAAATTTTAATTCTATTCCTATAAAATTTTTATTTTTATGATTTTCTGCATTTTTTACAGTAAAATTACCATTTCCACTTCCTATTTCTAAATATATAGGATTTTTATTCTCAAAATAATCTTTCCATTTATTTTTTTTATTATTAATCTCATTCTTATCATACATTATATATTTGGGATAATCCTTTAATTTTTCCATATATGGATTATAGTTTTTTTTAGGATTATCAAAAAAATTTTGCCACATTATATTCCTCCAAATTGACTTATATTTTATTAAAATTCTATCTATTTGTCAAGCATTCTATCTTTACTTAATTGTTAAATTAAATACTTTATTAAGTGCTTCTGTATTTTCATTAAAAAAATCTTTTATCTTTTTTGCTACATCTTTTTTATCCTGCATTTCTATTTTTTTTATACTCTCTAAAAAATCTTTTTCTGATTCAACTTTATATCCAATATTATAATTTAAAATTTTTTCTGATATATATTTTACATTTTGCAAATATTTCCCAAATATTGGTGTTTTATTATATCCTAATGGTTCTAATAAACTATGCCCACCTATATTCACTAGTGTTCCTCCAACAAAACTAATATCACTAAGTGCATAAAATTTTCTAAGTACTCCAATTTTATCTATTATTACTATATCTACATTTTTATTTTCTTTTTTACTATATAAACTATAATTTCTATTTTTTATTAATTCTTTTATTTTTTCTACTCTTTCAAGATGTCTAGGTACAATAAATAATATTGTATTTTCTAGTTTGTCAAATATATTTAATAAAATTTCTTCCTCGCCGTCTCTAGTACTACCTGCAACAAATACTTTTTTATTTTCAATTTTATACATTTCTTTTATTTCATTTAATTCTTTTTTATCATATTGTTCTAGTTCTATACTAAATTTTAGATTTCCTGTGTTAACTACTTTTTCTTTTTTAGCGCCTAATTTAATAATTCTTTCTCGATCTATATTACTTTGCATACAAAACAAATCTATTTTATCAAATATTTTTTTTAAAATAAATTTAAATTTCAAATATATTTTATATGACTTATCTGATATTCTTCCATTTATCAAATAAATTTTTACATTATTTTTATATGCAATATTTATAAAATTTTTCCATATTTCTGTTTCTATTAAAAATACTTTCTTTATTTTCATTTGTTTAAATATTTTATTTAATACAAATGGATTATCTAATGGAAAATACTCTAATTTTATTCTAGTATCTGTATACTTTTTTTTAGCATTTTCATATCCTGTTTCAGTAATTACTGTTAAAAGTATATTTTCGTTTGTTTCATTTAATATTTTATTTATAAAAGGTTTTATTAGATTTGTTTCCCCAACAGATGCACAATGTAACCATATATACTCTTTATCTTCTTTTAAATTAAAATTAAATCTTTTTAAGAAAAAAATTCTATGTCTTTTAAATAGCATTCCTATAGCATATATTATCATTAAAAAAATATTATATATCATTTCTCCTCCACTTTATTAAGATTTAATATTAATATCGCAATAAATATAAGAGTTCCTCCTAAAAAAATTGTAAAATTATTTGCTTCATTTAAGAATATTATTCCCATTATAGATGCAATAAATATTCTTGTTGCTGAAAGTACGCTTCCTTCAACTGCTGATACATATTTATATCCTTTTGTAATGGTATATTGTCCTAAAAAAGATAGTATTCCCATTATTAATAATAATAATAATTCTTTTAGATTAGGCATTTTAAACATATAAAAAAACATTATTAGTGTAACTAAAGTTCCTATATTCATCAAATAAAAAAGTATTGTACTAGGTTTATCTGTAAGTCTTGCTGCTCTTAATGAAACTATTGCAAGTCCTGCGACAACGCCCATTAAAATTCCTAAAACATCTGCTATCTCAAAACTGTTTAATTGTATTCCTGATATAAGATATGTTCCGTAAAAAGCCAAAATTACTGCAAATATTTTTTTCAAATTAAAAGTTTCATTTTTTAAAAATATAGGTGCAAATATAGCCACAAATATAGGGTATGTCATATTATAAATATTTGCTTTTGTTGTAGTTGTAAGTTGTATTGTTACAAAAAATAATATAACTGCAAAAGTATTTAAAAAAGCTCTTGCATATACAGCTTTTTTATTAACTGGTTTTATATTTTGATTATATCTTATTTTATTTCCCCATACAATAATCATTCCTATTAAAAATCTAAAAAAAGATACTTCTACTCCTGGAATATTTCCATTTTTTGTTATTAATTTTACTGAAATCGACATTAAATAAAAAAATATAACTGAAAGTAAAATATATCCGTATCCTTTTATTTTATCAACATTCATTAATTTCTCCTAACTATACATTAATTTTATAAAATTTTTTTTAATCTTCTTTTTTATTTTCTATAAAAAAATTGAGATTCAAAAGTTTTACCTTTGAATCTCTATAATTTGTTATTCGTTTACTTTTTCAGCTAATTTTTTACCAACTTTAAATTTAACTACTTTTCTAGCTGGTATTGTCATAGCTTCTCCTGTTTGAGGATTTCTTCCTATTCTTTCTTTTGTTTGTTTTACTTCAAATGTTCCCCATCCAACAAATTGAACAGCTCCTTTATCTATTAAGGCAGTTTGTACAGCTTCTAAAAATCCTTCTACTTGTTTTGTGGCTTCTTTTTTACCTAATTCTGCATTTTCCGCGTAGATTTCAATAAGTTCTTTTTTAGTCATTTCTTTCCTCCTTAAGTCTTTGTCACAATTTCTTATTATACTTATTTTTTTGATTTTGTAAAGCTTTTTTTAATTTAGTACTTCATCAAGACTTACCATTTTAATATTTTCTTTTTCAATTTCATTAATACTTTCTTTTATAGCTTTAGCTACATTAGGATGATAATGTGCAATAAAAGCAGCTTTTTTCCTTTTTTTTGTTATTTCAATTGCTTTTTTGATCTCTTTTTTTATTGCTTCAATATTTTTATCATTATCTAAAAAATGCATACAATAATTTGTTTTAATTCCCATTTCTTTTGCCAATTTATATCCTTTTGATTTTGAAGTAGTTCTACTATCAAAATAAAATAATCCTTTTGATTTTGCTTCATCTAATATAACTTTCATTTTATCATTTGACGCAGTAAATACAGACCCCATATGATTATTAAAACCTGATACTTCCCCTACATTTTTAAGTGCTTCATTAAATTTTTCTCTTATTAATTCATTACTCATATTTTTATATACAAGTCCTTTAGTTCTATCATTAAGATTTTTTAAGGATCCTTCCATAGGCATATGTAAAATAGTTTCATAACCTAATTCTTTAAGCTTTTCATTTGATTCTTTTGATTTTGATAAAAAAGGTATTATTGCGAAAGTTAACGGTTTATCTATTTCTTTAAAATCATTTATATATCTTAAATTATTTCCTACATCGTCTATAATTATTGCCATTTTTATTCTTTCTAACATATGAGTATTAATCACTATTTTTAATTCATTTTTATTATTTTTAAATAATATTTTATTATCTTTTTTATCTATAGTAAATAATTTTGATTGTAAAAGTTCGTTGAATTTTTGTTCATTATCATCATAAAATTCTACATCTAATTCTAGTTTATCCGTTTCAATTATTTTGTTTATTTTAATTAAATTATTATTATTTAAAAATGATAAGCTTATTTTAAAGCTTTCTATTTCTTTATTTTCCATCTGTATTCTTTCTTTTTCTTTTTTCATTATATTATAATTATAAATAAAAAAAGATGTAAATAAAAAAATTATAACACTCCCTAGAATATAAAATTTCTTTTTCCCCATAATTCCACCTCATTATATTTTCATATATGATAATATTTTTTCTACTACTTCATCAATAGTTAATTTGCTTGTATCTAATTCAATTGCATCTTCTGCTTTTTTTAATGGACTTTCTTCTCTTTCACTATCTAATTTATCTCTTTTTATTATTTCTTTTAAAGTTTCATTATAATCAGCTTTTATTCCTTTTGATTCATAATCTTTAACTCTTCTATTTGCTCTTTCTTCTGGAGAAGCAACTAAAAATATCTTTAATTCTGCATCAGGAAAAACAACCGTTCCTATATCTCTTCCATCTATTACTATTTTTTTACCTTCAGATATTTTTCTTTGTATATCTACTAGTTTTTCTCTAATAATTTTTACTGCAGCATATTTTGATACATTTGAAGTAACTTCTTTTGTACGAATATCAAAGCTAACATCTTTGTTATCTAAAAAGAATTTATCTTCTTTTATATCAAAATTTGTTTCTTCTAATATTTTTTTTATTTTTTCAATTTCTTCCACTTGAATATTATTTTCTAAACACTTATACGTAATCATTCTGTACATTGCACCTGTATCAAGATAAACAAAACCATCTAATTTTTTAGCAACTAATTTTGATACTGTACTTTTTCCACTTCCTGCTGGTCCATCTATTGCTAATACATATCTCTTCAAAACTTTTACACCCTTTCCTTATTAAACACTCTTTACTGTAAATGCTATCCAATCTTTCGATTCATTTTTATCAATTACTTTAAGATTTTGATTTTTAATAGCATTTAATATATCTTGTTCTTTATCTTTAATTATACCTGATAAAATTATTATTCCATTTTCTTTTAATACTTTTGAAATAGAATCTAACAAAAGTATTAAAACATCTGGTAAAATATTAGCTACTACTACATCAAATTTTTTTTCTTCTACTTTTCCTAGTAAATCACCATGTATAACTTTAATTGTTTCATCTATTTTTATATTATTTAACTCTAAATTTTCTTTTGCAGCTTCTACTGCATCTTCATCTATATCTATTCCCCATACCTCTTTCGAACCTAACATTTTAGCGACAATCATAAGTATTCCAGAGCCTGTTCCTACATCTATTACATTTACATTTTCATCTATATATTTTTCCATAAGTTGTACACATAAATATGTTGTAGGATGACTTCCCGTTCCAAAAGCCCTTCCTGGATCAAGTTCTATTATTTTTTCATTTTCAGAAGCATTATATTTTCTCCAAGTAGGTTTTACTACAAAATGTTCACTAATCTTTTCTGGGTACAAATATTTTTTCCAATTTTCAAGATAATCCTCATCATCTAATTCATAAAATTCTAAATTATATATCAAGTCTTCTCTTTTAGAAAATTTTTCATTAAAAGATTCTATAATTAATTTTTTCTTCTTTTCGAAATAAAAGTTTTTTGGAAAATAAACAGAAATAGCATAAGTATCTAGTAAAAATTGTTTTTCATTTGAATAATAATCCAATGGATTTTTCTCAAATGGTTCATCTATTTTTACTCCTTGTATTCCAAATTCATATAAAAAATTTATAATTTCTTCTTTTGCTTTTTCATAATTCTCTGCTTCATACGTTACTTTTAATTCCACTAGTTTCATTTTATCACCTAATCTAATATTTTTTTTAATTCATCTGAATACATATCAAGTTTTATAGGTGTTATTGAAATAAACCCTTGTTTTACTGCTACAAAATCTATTTCTAAATCTTCTCCTTTTTCAGAAGCTTTGCCACCTAACCAATAATATTTGTTCCCTTGAGTATCTATTCTTTCTATAATATTATCTAAATATCTTCTATCTCCTTGTTTTGTATATACA
Encoded here:
- a CDS encoding type III PLP-dependent enzyme, yielding MKLTENILNFSKSQDEPFFIFDTNIIKENYNLLKENINYSKIYYAVKANSHERIIKTLISLNSCFDVASIGELDLVLNLGSSPENISFGNTIKKEKHIKYAYDKGVRLFVADEFDEVKKISRVAPNSKLFIRIEMSDSDSDWPLTKKFGTNIEKAKDLLRYGKKLNLIPYGVSFHVGSQCYDKYMWKKALLEVFDIFETLKYEDIHLKFINTGGGMPVQHLREIPKIKDICHIINDTISEYFSNYSDLIVAVEPGRSMVGNSAILCSNVILVSQKEKNEWVYIDTGIFHSLMEAIEGFQYEIVCPFNKGKEKLYTLSGPTCDSVDTLYEEIHLPNDIKINDKIFFINAGAYTTGYASKFNGILPPKIFFIDEI
- the rpsP gene encoding 30S ribosomal protein S16 yields the protein MVKLRLTRLGRKKAPFYRIAAMEALSKRDGKAIAYLGSYNPLVEENGVVLNEEEIIKFLKNGAQPTRTVKSILVKSGVWAKFEEAKKGN
- the ffh gene encoding signal recognition particle protein, whose product is MLDNLGNRFQEIFKKVRGNGVLNESNIKDALKEVRLALLEADVNYKVVKEFVGKVKEKAVGETVLKGINPAQQFIKIVHDELVELLGGTNARLTKANKPPTIIMLAGLQGAGKTTFAAKLAKFLKKKGEKPYLVGADIYRPAAMKQLQVLGESIGVGVFTIEGSQDAVKICEEGITKSKEEHATYIILDTAGRLHIDENLMDELKEIKKMARPQEILLVVDAMTGQDAVNVASKFNETLNIDGVVVTKLDGDARGGAALSIKAVSGKPIKFIGVGEKLEDIELFHPDRLASRILGMGDVVSLVEKAQEAIDEDEAKRLEEKIKKQEFDLEDFLKQLQNIKKLGPISNLLKMIPGANQIGDLAPAEKEMKKVEAIIQSMTKEERSKPKIINASRKKRIAKGSGTNVHEVNKLLQQFEQMKKMMKMFSGGSMPKIPGMKFPF
- the ylxM gene encoding YlxM family DNA-binding protein codes for the protein MELKEFMETSLLLSYYKNLLSNRQKEYMLKHFEEDYSLSEIAKEYAVSRQAVYDNIKRGIKILEDYEKKLGFFHRDKKILSILRKIDKKYKIDEIKKIIELLEAQ
- the trmB gene encoding tRNA (guanosine(46)-N7)-methyltransferase TrmB, translated to MWQNFFDNPKKNYNPYMEKLKDYPKYIMYDKNEINNKKNKWKDYFENKNPIYLEIGSGNGNFTVKNAENHKNKNFIGIELKFKRLVLSAIKAKKRNLNNILFIRRWGQEIPEFIGEKEISGMYINFPDPWDGREKNRIIQESLFTDIIDKIMIEGGKIFFKTDHEGYYKDTLELLKSVKGYKVIYNTDDLHNDEKGIENIRTEFEELFTKKGIKTKYIEIEKLN
- a CDS encoding 3-deoxy-D-manno-octulosonic acid transferase; the protein is MIYNIFLMIIYAIGMLFKRHRIFFLKRFNFNLKEDKEYIWLHCASVGETNLIKPFINKILNETNENILLTVITETGYENAKKKYTDTRIKLEYFPLDNPFVLNKIFKQMKIKKVFLIETEIWKNFINIAYKNNVKIYLINGRISDKSYKIYLKFKFILKKIFDKIDLFCMQSNIDRERIIKLGAKKEKVVNTGNLKFSIELEQYDKKELNEIKEMYKIENKKVFVAGSTRDGEEEILLNIFDKLENTILFIVPRHLERVEKIKELIKNRNYSLYSKKENKNVDIVIIDKIGVLRKFYALSDISFVGGTLVNIGGHSLLEPLGYNKTPIFGKYLQNVKYISEKILNYNIGYKVESEKDFLESIKKIEMQDKKDVAKKIKDFFNENTEALNKVFNLTIK
- a CDS encoding DMT family transporter, with product MNVDKIKGYGYILLSVIFFYLMSISVKLITKNGNIPGVEVSFFRFLIGMIIVWGNKIRYNQNIKPVNKKAVYARAFLNTFAVILFFVTIQLTTTTKANIYNMTYPIFVAIFAPIFLKNETFNLKKIFAVILAFYGTYLISGIQLNSFEIADVLGILMGVVAGLAIVSLRAARLTDKPSTILFYLMNIGTLVTLIMFFYMFKMPNLKELLLLLIMGILSFLGQYTITKGYKYVSAVEGSVLSATRIFIASIMGIIFLNEANNFTIFLGGTLIFIAILILNLNKVEEK
- a CDS encoding HU family DNA-binding protein, which gives rise to MTKKELIEIYAENAELGKKEATKQVEGFLEAVQTALIDKGAVQFVGWGTFEVKQTKERIGRNPQTGEAMTIPARKVVKFKVGKKLAEKVNE
- a CDS encoding divergent polysaccharide deacetylase family protein; this translates as MGKKKFYILGSVIIFLFTSFFIYNYNIMKKEKERIQMENKEIESFKISLSFLNNNNLIKINKIIETDKLELDVEFYDDNEQKFNELLQSKLFTIDKKDNKILFKNNKNELKIVINTHMLERIKMAIIIDDVGNNLRYINDFKEIDKPLTFAIIPFLSKSKESNEKLKELGYETILHMPMEGSLKNLNDRTKGLVYKNMSNELIREKFNEALKNVGEVSGFNNHMGSVFTASNDKMKVILDEAKSKGLFYFDSRTTSKSKGYKLAKEMGIKTNYCMHFLDNDKNIEAIKKEIKKAIEITKKRKKAAFIAHYHPNVAKAIKESINEIEKENIKMVSLDEVLN
- the cmk gene encoding (d)CMP kinase, translating into MKRYVLAIDGPAGSGKSTVSKLVAKKLDGFVYLDTGAMYRMITYKCLENNIQVEEIEKIKKILEETNFDIKEDKFFLDNKDVSFDIRTKEVTSNVSKYAAVKIIREKLVDIQRKISEGKKIVIDGRDIGTVVFPDAELKIFLVASPEERANRRVKDYESKGIKADYNETLKEIIKRDKLDSEREESPLKKAEDAIELDTSKLTIDEVVEKILSYMKI
- the prmA gene encoding 50S ribosomal protein L11 methyltransferase — translated: MKLVELKVTYEAENYEKAKEEIINFLYEFGIQGVKIDEPFEKNPLDYYSNEKQFLLDTYAISVYFPKNFYFEKKKKLIIESFNEKFSKREDLIYNLEFYELDDEDYLENWKKYLYPEKISEHFVVKPTWRKYNASENEKIIELDPGRAFGTGSHPTTYLCVQLMEKYIDENVNVIDVGTGSGILMIVAKMLGSKEVWGIDIDEDAVEAAKENLELNNIKIDETIKVIHGDLLGKVEEKKFDVVVANILPDVLILLLDSISKVLKENGIIILSGIIKDKEQDILNAIKNQNLKVIDKNESKDWIAFTVKSV